Part of the Vigna unguiculata cultivar IT97K-499-35 chromosome 3, ASM411807v1, whole genome shotgun sequence genome, TTAATTTTACAGagtattttcttttagaaaaaatttatgAGCATGTGCAGTAAAATTTAGATTGGGAAGGTGGGTTTTGAAAGTAATAATACATTAGAGCGATTTGATTGAGAGAAATTGACAATGACAGTAAAATTGTTGGTTTTATGCTTagtaaaaaagtgaaaaaggtCCATTGCTGGTGACATTATGCAAACTAAAGAGAGAGTTATTTACAAGAAGCAGATACAAAACTgagttttgaagaaaaaaatgcaaaGAATGTGAAGTGAGTCTGAAATAGTGTTTTTGGTGTATGTTATCTTATATACATCTTTAGCCAtgtaagaaaaagaaaggaggGTTGCTTTAGTGCATTGGCAACCTTGATAAGGTGGAAGCAGAAATAACCAAACAGAGCCTATATTATTGGTAATTATTTAGATCTAATATAGCATTCCAGTGCCATCTCCTTGATTCATCTCAATCACTGAATGATTGGCATATATAAAATTGGCTGGTTACTTCCTATATTTGCATAAAACTCATCATCTGAGATCAATTTCTCTGAGGATGTCAAGTTTCTCAAATGTGACTCAACTTCTCAAGCAACTTCAATCACAGTGAATCAGTTTGGTTGCTGCACTCACAAAATTCAAGTTTATCATAAGTCACCACATTCAGACATCAAAAACagaaagttaattattttagcAGTAGAGCTTGCCTGGGCATACAACTGGTCATCAAACATTGTAACACCACAAGGGCCTGATGTGGAAGCCCAAGCATGGTGATTGGAATCAAAACCAGATCTTGGTGCTTCTAAGCTTCCATTCACATGATAATCTACAGGATTTTCATGTGGATTCATCTCTGCAGTTGGTTGAAACTTCAAATTATTCagcaaattaaaattgtatggCAGGTATGGAAACTGTCCATTCAATTGTAGTCTCATATTTGCAGTGCTGCTCAGGTCACTAAGAACCCCATTTTCTTGTGCCGAGTTTGACATCTCATTCTTCATACTTGAACCAAGATAACTCGCATAACTCCCAAAAGATGAACTTGCAGATCCCTCTACATCTCTGTCCATAATTTTCATGAAAACATTGTTCAAATCACTTTTCTACCATAACATATTCTTCAGTAATGCTTACGGAACACCGAAGAATGTCCAAGAACAAGCATTGAGAAAAATAACTCACTTGTGGAGAAACATGGTTGAGTCCTCAGGTAAAACTATATTTTGGCTGTCACCATTTGCAATCCATGAAAGAGGTTGGAGATGCTGTTCTGCACTCATTCTAAAGGGAATATTCATTTCGTTGAACTGGAACATAAAAGTAGTTTAGTCATAGTGAAACACATTctgcaaaacaaaattaattatcacaaacaatattttttacctGATTATTGCATTGCAGCGACACAAGTTGctgcttttttatattttcctgTCATGATGCAGAAGGAAAATTAACGATAATCTTAGAACCATATGATGATAAACTTAGCTTGAAGATTATGGTTTGAAGGAAGAACAATTTATAGGATAGAGCAATGTATACCTTACGGGTTCGAATTTGATTGAGGGACTCCTTGAGTGAATTTTCCATCTGTCCTAGTTGTTCCACATTGGTTATTTTATCAAACTCAGTCCAATAACTgcataatcaaataataaacatagAGTTGAACATTAGTGTAAAAAGTTTTAcattataaactaataaaaagtaCATTTTAGTGTGATTTTTAAAGGTAGTTACTATTAACatcaattaatttgaaatcatcTTCTCAATActacaaaaatattacatttacatAAAATTAGTTGGAGCTAAAGCAAGGTGAATAATTTATGGAAACCTAgctgaaaagaagaaaagaccCACCTTAATCTCTTATGAGTTTCAGAAATTTGGGCCTGTAATAACCTGGCTTGATTACTCAAATCCTGCCCAATGTCGG contains:
- the LOC114175350 gene encoding agamous-like MADS-box protein AGL30, with translation MGRVKLKIKRLENTNGRQATYAKRKNGIMKKAAELSILCDIDIILLMFAPNGKPSVCRGRRSNLEEVIAKFAQLTPQERAKRKLETLEALKKTFKKLDHDVNIQEFLGTSSQTIEDLSNQARLLQAQISETHKRLSYWTEFDKITNVEQLGQMENSLKESLNQIRTRKENIKKQQLVSLQCNNQFNEMNIPFRMSAEQHLQPLSWIANGDSQNIVLPEDSTMFLHKDVEGSASSSFGSYASYLGSSMKNEMSNSAQENGVLSDLSSTANMRLQLNGQFPYLPYNFNLLNNLKFQPTAEMNPHENPVDYHVNGSLEAPRSGFDSNHHAWASTSGPCGVTMFDDQLYAQASSTAKIINFLFLMSECGDL